The proteins below come from a single Streptomyces sp. MRC013 genomic window:
- a CDS encoding amino acid permease, whose translation MTTQSGPAASRDNGVFRTKTVEQSVRDTEEPERGLRRTLSALDLTVFGVGVIIGTGIFVLTGKVAKETAGPATALAFVVAGVVCALAALCYAEFASTVPVAGSAYTFAYASLGELPAWIIGWDLVLEFALGTAVVAVGWSGYVRSLLDNAGWHLPQALSGTDEVHGFGFDLPAFLLVLLLTGVLVLGMKLSARLTALIVAIKVAVVLVVIVAGAFFVKAANYRPFVPEAERQAGGGGLDTPLVQTLFGYEPTNFGVMGIFTAASVVFFAFIGFDVVATAAEETRVPQRDMPRGILGSLFICTALYVAVSIVVTGMQHYSRLSVDAPLADAFKTTGHPWYAGFISFGAAVGLVTVCMILLLGQTRVFFAMSRDGLLPRFFSRTHPVFSTPYRATVLLGVLIAVIAGLTSIGELATLVNIGTLFAFVVVAAGVVVLRRTRPDLPRSFRAPLVPWLPAASVAASLWLMLNLPVETWLRFAVWMALGVVLYFLYGRTHSRLAGADRGPAGR comes from the coding sequence GTGACCACACAGAGCGGCCCGGCGGCGAGCCGGGACAACGGCGTGTTCCGCACCAAGACGGTCGAGCAGTCCGTCCGGGACACCGAGGAGCCCGAACGGGGGCTGCGCAGAACGCTGTCCGCGCTCGACCTGACGGTCTTCGGCGTCGGCGTCATCATCGGCACCGGCATCTTCGTCCTCACCGGCAAGGTCGCCAAGGAGACGGCCGGCCCCGCCACGGCCCTCGCCTTCGTCGTCGCCGGAGTCGTCTGCGCGCTGGCCGCGCTCTGCTACGCCGAGTTCGCCTCGACCGTCCCGGTCGCCGGGTCGGCGTACACCTTCGCGTACGCGTCGCTGGGGGAGCTGCCCGCCTGGATCATCGGCTGGGACCTGGTGCTGGAGTTCGCCCTGGGCACGGCGGTCGTCGCGGTCGGCTGGTCCGGGTACGTGCGGTCACTGCTCGACAACGCCGGCTGGCACCTCCCGCAGGCCCTGTCCGGCACGGACGAGGTGCACGGCTTCGGCTTCGACCTGCCGGCGTTCCTGCTGGTGCTGCTGCTCACCGGCGTCCTGGTGCTCGGCATGAAGCTGTCCGCCCGGCTCACCGCGCTGATCGTCGCGATCAAGGTCGCGGTGGTCCTCGTCGTGATCGTCGCGGGCGCCTTCTTCGTCAAGGCCGCCAACTACCGGCCGTTCGTCCCCGAGGCCGAGCGGCAGGCGGGCGGCGGCGGCCTCGACACGCCGCTGGTCCAGACCCTCTTCGGGTACGAGCCGACGAACTTCGGCGTCATGGGGATCTTCACCGCCGCGTCCGTCGTCTTCTTCGCCTTCATCGGGTTCGACGTGGTGGCGACCGCGGCCGAGGAGACCCGCGTCCCGCAGCGGGACATGCCGCGCGGCATCCTCGGTTCGCTGTTCATCTGCACCGCCCTGTACGTGGCGGTGTCGATCGTCGTCACCGGCATGCAGCACTACAGCCGGCTGTCCGTGGACGCGCCCCTCGCCGACGCCTTCAAGACCACCGGGCACCCCTGGTACGCCGGGTTCATCAGCTTCGGCGCCGCCGTCGGCCTCGTCACCGTCTGCATGATCCTGCTGCTCGGCCAGACACGGGTCTTCTTCGCGATGAGCCGCGACGGTCTCCTGCCCCGGTTCTTCTCCCGGACCCACCCGGTGTTCTCCACGCCGTACCGGGCGACCGTGCTGCTGGGCGTGCTGATCGCCGTCATCGCCGGGCTGACCAGCATCGGCGAGCTGGCGACGCTGGTGAACATCGGAACCCTGTTCGCGTTCGTCGTCGTCGCCGCGGGCGTCGTCGTCCTCCGCCGCACCCGCCCCGACCTGCCGCGCTCCTTCCGCGCGCCGCTGGTGCCGTGGCTGCCGGCGGCTTCGGTGGCCGCCTCGCTGTGGCTGATGCTGAACCTGCCCGTCGAGACCTGGCTCCGGTTCGCGGTGTGGATGGCACTGGGCGTCGTCCTGTACTTCCTGTACGGCCGGACCCACAGCCGCCTGGCCGGAGCGGACCGGGGCCCCGCCGGCCGCTGA
- a CDS encoding NTP pyrophosphohydrolase yields the protein MTLPLLVVDAANVVGSVPDGWWRDRRGAAERLRDGLVRYAADGVPGLLPGPLDVVLVVEGRARGVAPVDGVRVVAAPGEGDDAVVALVRAAAGRRCVVVTADRELRRRVGEHGAECAGPRAVRPA from the coding sequence ATGACCCTTCCCCTGCTGGTCGTCGACGCGGCGAACGTCGTCGGCTCCGTACCCGACGGCTGGTGGCGCGACCGCCGGGGCGCCGCCGAGCGTCTGCGGGACGGCCTCGTCCGGTACGCGGCGGACGGGGTGCCCGGGCTGCTGCCGGGGCCGCTCGACGTCGTCCTGGTCGTCGAGGGCCGGGCGCGCGGCGTGGCGCCGGTGGACGGCGTGCGGGTGGTGGCCGCGCCGGGCGAGGGCGACGACGCGGTCGTCGCCCTCGTCCGGGCGGCGGCGGGGCGGCGCTGCGTGGTGGTCACCGCCGACCGCGAGCTGCGGCGTCGCGTCGGCGAGCACGGCGCCGAGTGCGCCGGGCCGCGTGCGGTACGGCCCGCGTAG
- a CDS encoding sugar ABC transporter permease has translation MQHGKRRFVVGFLAPPLLVYAVFVISPFVQAFQISTTDWSGLVGTAEFVGLDNFARLLNDEDFWNALRHNVYMLALVPPVTLALGLFFAFMLNVGGRRRRNEVVTGVAGSRFYTFVFFLPQVVSVTIIAVIWHNVYNPDPHDGMLNALLGAVGLEGLQNAWLGERRLALWCVSAVMVWGHVGFYVVLFSAAMASIPREVYEAALLDGANRFHTFFRITLPLLWDTVQTGWVYMGIIALDGFALVQIMSGNGGGPSGAADVMPLRLYETAFTNSRFGYAAAMGVAMLVVTMTFAVLALRLGRRERIEY, from the coding sequence GTGCAACACGGAAAACGCCGATTCGTCGTGGGCTTCCTGGCCCCGCCGCTGCTCGTCTACGCCGTCTTCGTGATCTCGCCCTTCGTCCAGGCGTTCCAGATCTCCACGACCGACTGGTCGGGCCTGGTCGGCACCGCGGAGTTCGTCGGCCTGGACAACTTCGCCCGCCTCCTGAACGACGAGGACTTCTGGAACGCCCTGCGCCACAACGTCTACATGCTGGCGCTCGTGCCGCCGGTCACCCTCGCCCTCGGGCTGTTCTTCGCCTTCATGCTCAACGTGGGCGGCAGGCGGCGGAGGAACGAGGTGGTCACGGGCGTCGCCGGCTCGCGCTTCTACACGTTCGTCTTCTTCCTCCCGCAGGTCGTCTCCGTCACGATCATCGCCGTCATCTGGCACAACGTCTACAACCCCGACCCGCACGACGGGATGCTCAACGCCCTCCTCGGCGCCGTGGGGCTGGAGGGCCTGCAGAACGCCTGGCTCGGGGAGCGGCGCCTCGCGCTGTGGTGCGTCAGCGCGGTCATGGTGTGGGGCCATGTCGGCTTCTACGTGGTGCTGTTCTCCGCGGCCATGGCCTCCATCCCGCGCGAGGTCTACGAGGCCGCCCTGCTCGACGGCGCCAACCGGTTCCACACCTTCTTCCGGATCACGCTGCCCCTGCTGTGGGACACCGTCCAGACCGGCTGGGTGTACATGGGCATCATCGCCCTGGACGGCTTCGCCCTGGTCCAGATCATGTCCGGGAACGGGGGAGGGCCGTCCGGCGCCGCGGACGTGATGCCGCTCAGGCTGTACGAGACGGCCTTCACCAACAGCCGGTTCGGGTACGCCGCCGCGATGGGCGTCGCGATGCTCGTGGTCACGATGACCTTCGCCGTCCTCGCTCTGCGCCTCGGGCGCCGCGAGCGGATCGAGTACTGA
- a CDS encoding carbohydrate ABC transporter permease, with protein sequence MTTEGTRKVRKAGGPGAAPRRARPAPAEGAVLNVFSHGILVLWALMVGVPLLWVLWSSFKDSGGILGDPWALPTALHWENWPNAWNEASMGRYFLNTVVVVGGSVTGTMVLGSMAAYVLARFAFPGNRLVYYLFVAGMSFPVFMLVIPLFFVLRDFPGTSLLATYHGLILVYVAYSLPFTVFFMTAFFRTLPTSVAEAAAIDGASHTRTFFQVMLPMAKPGLVSVGIFNFLGQWNQYLLPMVLNQQEDKYVLTQGLAMIALQQGYRGDWGALMAGMTIAMLPVLVVYAVFQRQVQAGLTAGALK encoded by the coding sequence ATGACCACCGAAGGGACCCGGAAGGTCCGGAAGGCGGGCGGGCCGGGCGCGGCGCCGCGCCGCGCCCGGCCCGCCCCCGCCGAGGGGGCGGTCCTCAACGTCTTCTCCCACGGCATCCTCGTACTGTGGGCCCTGATGGTGGGCGTCCCGCTGCTGTGGGTGCTGTGGAGCTCCTTCAAGGACAGCGGGGGCATCCTCGGCGACCCGTGGGCCCTGCCCACCGCCCTGCACTGGGAGAACTGGCCCAACGCCTGGAACGAGGCGAGCATGGGCCGGTACTTCCTGAACACCGTCGTCGTCGTGGGCGGCTCCGTCACCGGCACGATGGTGTTGGGCTCGATGGCCGCCTACGTACTGGCCCGCTTCGCCTTCCCCGGGAACCGGCTCGTCTACTACCTGTTCGTCGCCGGGATGTCGTTCCCCGTGTTCATGCTGGTGATCCCGCTCTTCTTCGTCCTGCGGGACTTCCCCGGCACCTCGCTGCTGGCGACGTACCACGGGCTGATCCTCGTCTACGTGGCGTACTCGCTGCCGTTCACCGTCTTCTTCATGACGGCGTTCTTCCGCACGCTGCCGACCTCGGTGGCGGAGGCCGCGGCGATCGACGGCGCCTCGCACACCAGGACGTTCTTCCAGGTCATGCTGCCCATGGCCAAGCCGGGACTGGTCAGCGTCGGCATCTTCAACTTCCTGGGGCAGTGGAACCAGTACCTGCTGCCGATGGTGCTGAACCAGCAGGAGGACAAGTACGTCCTGACCCAGGGCCTCGCCATGATCGCGCTCCAGCAGGGCTACCGGGGCGACTGGGGCGCGCTGATGGCCGGGATGACGATCGCGATGCTGCCGGTACTGGTGGTGTACGCGGTCTTCCAGCGGCAGGTGCAGGCGGGGCTGACGGCCGGCGCCCTGAAGTGA
- the ngcE gene encoding N-acetylglucosamine/diacetylchitobiose ABC transporter substrate-binding protein codes for MGSTSAPGDGSTPAGAAGRARPGRRDLIRRSAALGLAAVPVPGLLSACATGGGGGTGGGGTAATGEKTAKNPLGVKEGAPLEVFVFKGGLGDQYAKDAEADYRAAHGAEVKHTGTQQVGPKLTPRFAGGNPPDVIDNSGADHLDMNKLSTQGQLQDLAALLDAPSLDDPGRKVRDTIHPSTLEKGLHGDRFDVLYYAFTVYGTWYSRKLLDSRGWTYPKTLDEMVALCGEIRKAGLAPWTYAGKYPYYVHFNLFGQIAKIGGMEKWVAIDNLEPNAWTSNDAVRQVAEHYEELAAKKYFLEGSQGLTHIQSQTAWNKGKAVFLPNGSWVENESAPTTPQDFGMSVGALLDGDGDELPHGTLRAEPSEPYIVAAKGGNPVGGMELLRIMLSKKHARNFATKVKSLTCVVDATEGMTLSPGLASADRAFKAAGRNLVNLQLQEWYPTLTDQKIGGLTGQLLTGEIRAADWIRGTQAAADRVARDSSVTKFERTA; via the coding sequence ATGGGATCCACCTCCGCCCCCGGCGACGGCTCCACCCCGGCAGGCGCCGCGGGACGCGCGCGCCCCGGCCGCCGCGACCTGATCAGGCGCTCCGCCGCCCTCGGCCTGGCCGCCGTCCCCGTGCCGGGCCTCCTGTCCGCCTGCGCCACCGGCGGCGGTGGCGGCACCGGCGGCGGGGGCACGGCCGCCACCGGGGAGAAGACGGCGAAGAACCCCCTCGGCGTCAAGGAGGGCGCCCCGCTGGAGGTGTTCGTCTTCAAGGGCGGGCTCGGCGACCAGTACGCGAAGGACGCCGAGGCCGACTACCGGGCCGCCCACGGGGCCGAGGTGAAGCACACCGGCACCCAGCAGGTCGGCCCCAAGCTCACCCCGCGCTTCGCCGGCGGCAACCCGCCCGACGTCATCGACAACTCCGGCGCCGACCACCTGGACATGAACAAGCTGTCCACCCAGGGCCAGCTCCAGGACCTGGCCGCGCTGCTCGACGCCCCGTCCCTCGACGACCCGGGGAGGAAGGTGCGCGACACCATCCACCCGAGCACCCTGGAGAAGGGCCTGCACGGCGACAGGTTCGACGTGCTCTACTACGCCTTCACCGTCTACGGCACCTGGTACTCGCGGAAGCTCCTCGACTCCAGGGGCTGGACGTACCCGAAGACCCTCGACGAGATGGTCGCGCTCTGCGGCGAGATCAGGAAGGCCGGCCTCGCGCCCTGGACGTACGCCGGGAAGTACCCGTACTACGTCCACTTCAACCTGTTCGGCCAGATAGCCAAGATCGGCGGAATGGAGAAGTGGGTCGCCATCGACAACCTGGAGCCGAACGCCTGGACGTCGAACGACGCCGTCCGCCAGGTCGCCGAGCACTACGAGGAACTGGCCGCGAAGAAGTACTTCCTGGAGGGCAGCCAGGGCCTCACCCACATCCAGTCGCAGACCGCCTGGAACAAGGGGAAGGCGGTCTTCCTCCCCAACGGCTCCTGGGTCGAGAACGAGTCCGCGCCCACCACCCCGCAGGACTTCGGCATGTCGGTGGGCGCCCTCCTCGACGGCGACGGCGACGAGCTGCCGCACGGCACCCTGCGCGCCGAGCCGAGCGAGCCGTACATCGTCGCCGCGAAGGGCGGGAACCCGGTCGGCGGCATGGAGCTGTTACGCATCATGCTGTCGAAGAAGCACGCGCGGAACTTCGCGACGAAGGTGAAGTCGCTGACCTGCGTCGTGGACGCCACGGAGGGCATGACCCTCTCACCGGGCCTCGCCTCCGCCGACAGGGCCTTCAAGGCGGCGGGCAGGAACCTGGTCAACCTCCAGCTGCAGGAGTGGTACCCGACCCTCACCGACCAGAAGATCGGCGGTCTCACCGGGCAGCTCCTCACCGGCGAGATCAGGGCGGCCGACTGGATCAGGGGCACCCAGGCGGCGGCCGACAGGGTGGCCCGGGACTCCTCGGTCACCAAGTTCGAGCGCACCGCCTGA
- a CDS encoding ABC transporter ATP-binding protein encodes MRLQSVSKRYGRGGWILRDVDLEVPAGEVVALTGGNGSGKSTLLRIAAGLSRPTRGTVAARPAVVGYVPDRFPADQRMSASAYLAHMGRIRGLSTSAASSRAGRLLDRLALVGGGRAPLRSLSKGNAQKVALAQALLVEPGLLVLDEPWSGLDADAHGVLDGIMAEVAGSGGIVVFTDHRESVTRTRATRTYTVGGGRVAPRGAEPRPTGHPPPSDVVLTAGGGGRVPRDPVWEERDGVLAVSRHASGVSMRVTRESVDALLLTALRHGWSVERVAETAVDHRRTPGAGTDGGPR; translated from the coding sequence TTGCGTCTTCAGTCAGTGAGCAAGCGCTACGGCCGGGGCGGCTGGATCCTGAGGGACGTCGACCTGGAGGTCCCGGCCGGAGAGGTCGTGGCCCTGACGGGCGGGAACGGGTCCGGGAAGTCGACCCTGCTGCGGATCGCCGCGGGCCTGTCCCGGCCGACCCGCGGCACGGTGGCCGCGCGGCCGGCGGTCGTCGGCTACGTGCCCGACCGCTTCCCCGCCGACCAGCGCATGTCGGCCTCGGCCTACCTGGCGCACATGGGCCGCATACGCGGGCTCTCCACCTCCGCGGCCTCGTCGCGGGCCGGCCGGCTGCTGGACCGGCTGGCCCTGGTGGGAGGCGGACGGGCCCCCCTGCGGAGCCTGTCGAAGGGCAACGCGCAGAAGGTCGCGCTCGCCCAGGCGCTGCTGGTGGAGCCCGGCCTGCTCGTCCTGGACGAACCGTGGTCCGGACTGGACGCCGACGCCCACGGGGTACTGGACGGGATCATGGCCGAGGTCGCCGGCTCGGGAGGCATCGTGGTCTTCACCGACCACCGCGAGTCGGTGACCCGGACCCGGGCCACCCGGACGTACACGGTCGGCGGGGGCCGGGTGGCACCGCGAGGGGCGGAACCCCGGCCCACCGGTCATCCGCCCCCGTCCGACGTCGTGCTCACCGCGGGCGGGGGCGGCCGTGTGCCGCGGGACCCCGTCTGGGAGGAGCGGGACGGCGTACTGGCGGTGAGCCGGCACGCGTCGGGCGTCAGCATGAGGGTGACCCGCGAGTCCGTCGACGCCCTGCTGCTCACCGCGCTCCGACACGGCTGGTCCGTCGAGCGGGTGGCGGAGACAGCCGTGGACCACCGCCGGACGCCCGGCGCCGGGACCGACGGGGGCCCGCGGTGA
- the dxs gene encoding 1-deoxy-D-xylulose-5-phosphate synthase, whose amino-acid sequence MALLTRIRGPRDLDRLSPEQLDRLASEIRTFLVDAVSKTGGHLGPNLGVVELTIALHRVFESPKDKILWDTGHQSYVHKLLTGRQDFSRLKMKGGLSGYPARAESEHDLIENSHASTVLGWADGLAKANELLGRDDHVVAVIGDGALTGGMAWEALNNIADAKDRPLVIVVNDNERSYAPTIGGLANHLATLRTTDGYERFLARTKDILDRTPVVGKPLYETLHGAKKGLKDFIAPQGLFEDLGLKYVGPIDGHDIAAVESALQRAKRFNGPVIVHCLTEKGRGYQPALQDEADRFHAVGKIHPDTGLPIASSGADWTSVFADEMVALGKEREDIVAVTAAMLQPVGLDRFAKAFPDRVYDVGIAEQHAAVSAAGLAAGGLHPVVAVYATFLNRAFDQVLMDVALHDCGVTFVLDRAGVTGTDGASHNGMWDMSILQVVPNLRIAAPRDADQVRAQLREAVAVEDAPTVVRYSKGAVGPAVEAVGRVGGMDVLREPGTDRPDVLLVSVGALAPMCLEVADLLDKQGISTTVVDPRWVKPVDQAMAPLAGRHRVVVTVEDNGRAGGVGSAVAQALRDAGVDVPLRDFGIPPRFLDHASRAEVLAEIGLTAPDIARQVTGLVSKLDGLHQSRVGAAGGTRAAAPAAKTAEPARD is encoded by the coding sequence GTGGCATTGCTGACCCGTATCAGGGGACCCCGCGACCTCGACCGGCTCTCCCCCGAGCAGCTCGACCGGCTGGCCTCGGAGATCCGCACCTTCCTCGTCGACGCGGTCTCCAAGACCGGCGGCCACCTCGGCCCGAACCTCGGCGTGGTGGAGCTGACCATCGCCCTGCACCGCGTCTTCGAGTCCCCGAAGGACAAGATCCTCTGGGACACCGGTCACCAGTCGTACGTGCACAAGCTGCTCACCGGCCGCCAGGACTTCTCCAGGCTGAAGATGAAGGGAGGCCTCTCCGGCTACCCGGCGCGCGCCGAGTCCGAGCACGACCTCATCGAGAACTCCCACGCGTCCACCGTCCTGGGCTGGGCGGACGGCCTGGCCAAGGCGAACGAGCTGCTCGGCAGGGACGACCACGTGGTCGCCGTCATCGGCGACGGGGCCCTCACCGGCGGCATGGCCTGGGAGGCGCTCAACAACATCGCCGACGCCAAGGACCGCCCCCTCGTCATCGTCGTCAACGACAACGAGCGCTCCTACGCCCCCACCATCGGCGGCCTCGCCAACCACCTGGCGACCCTGCGCACCACCGACGGGTACGAGCGGTTCCTGGCCCGCACCAAGGACATCCTCGACCGCACCCCCGTCGTCGGGAAGCCGCTGTACGAAACGCTGCACGGCGCGAAGAAGGGGCTGAAGGACTTCATCGCCCCCCAGGGCCTCTTCGAGGACCTCGGCCTGAAATACGTCGGCCCCATCGACGGCCACGACATCGCCGCCGTCGAGTCCGCCCTCCAGCGCGCCAAGCGGTTCAACGGTCCCGTCATCGTCCACTGCCTCACCGAGAAGGGCCGGGGCTACCAGCCCGCCCTCCAGGACGAGGCCGACCGCTTCCACGCCGTCGGCAAGATCCACCCGGACACGGGCCTGCCGATCGCCTCCTCCGGTGCCGACTGGACCTCGGTCTTCGCCGACGAGATGGTCGCCCTGGGCAAGGAGCGCGAGGACATCGTCGCCGTCACCGCGGCCATGCTCCAGCCGGTCGGCCTCGACCGGTTCGCCAAGGCCTTCCCCGACCGGGTGTACGACGTCGGCATCGCCGAGCAGCACGCCGCCGTCTCCGCGGCCGGGCTCGCCGCCGGCGGCCTCCACCCGGTCGTCGCCGTCTACGCGACCTTCCTCAACCGCGCCTTCGACCAGGTGCTCATGGACGTCGCCCTCCACGACTGCGGAGTGACGTTCGTCCTGGACCGGGCAGGGGTCACCGGCACCGACGGCGCCTCCCACAACGGCATGTGGGACATGTCGATCCTCCAGGTCGTCCCGAACCTGCGGATCGCCGCGCCCCGCGACGCCGACCAGGTCCGCGCCCAGCTCCGCGAGGCCGTCGCCGTCGAGGACGCCCCGACCGTCGTGCGCTACTCCAAGGGCGCGGTCGGCCCCGCCGTCGAGGCGGTGGGCCGCGTCGGCGGCATGGACGTCCTGCGCGAGCCGGGCACCGACCGGCCGGACGTGCTGCTGGTCTCCGTCGGCGCGCTCGCCCCGATGTGCCTGGAGGTCGCCGACCTCCTCGACAAGCAGGGCATCTCCACCACCGTCGTCGACCCGCGCTGGGTCAAGCCCGTCGACCAGGCCATGGCGCCGCTCGCCGGCCGGCACCGCGTCGTCGTCACCGTCGAGGACAACGGCCGCGCCGGCGGCGTGGGCAGCGCCGTCGCCCAGGCGCTGCGCGACGCCGGCGTCGACGTGCCGCTGCGCGACTTCGGCATCCCGCCGCGGTTCCTCGACCACGCCTCCCGCGCGGAGGTCCTCGCCGAGATCGGGCTGACCGCCCCGGACATCGCCCGTCAGGTCACCGGCCTCGTGTCCAAGCTGGACGGCCTGCACCAGTCACGGGTCGGCGCGGCCGGCGGGACCCGCGCCGCGGCCCCCGCCGCGAAGACCGCGGAGCCCGCCCGCGACTGA
- a CDS encoding SUKH-4 family immunity protein: MGRSVSTADIVRLFGLQGVVLFPRDGRSDPATETPSTRVLHEVGLPHDDLFLSRTDVKDPGRDSSLLGGFLALAGRPCPEGAEARLVLGYFPDSLLAFEPSTGNVHAFPEGTGRSLPLHRDVESLVHGLCVLREFHGERASCEDREPLALRARSGTEAFDPLPFADPLSEWNIIADGTR; encoded by the coding sequence ATGGGCCGCTCCGTCAGCACGGCTGACATCGTCCGCTTGTTCGGCCTGCAGGGCGTCGTGCTGTTCCCCCGGGACGGGCGCAGCGATCCGGCGACCGAGACGCCTTCCACGCGGGTGCTCCACGAAGTGGGCCTCCCGCATGACGACTTGTTCCTGTCGCGAACGGATGTCAAGGACCCCGGCCGGGACTCCTCGCTGCTCGGCGGGTTCCTGGCACTCGCCGGACGTCCGTGCCCGGAAGGAGCGGAAGCCCGGCTGGTCCTGGGGTACTTCCCGGACTCCCTCCTGGCCTTCGAGCCTTCCACCGGGAACGTCCACGCCTTCCCGGAGGGCACCGGTCGGAGCCTTCCCCTGCACCGCGACGTCGAGTCCCTGGTCCACGGCCTCTGCGTGCTCCGGGAGTTCCACGGGGAACGCGCCTCCTGCGAGGATCGGGAACCGCTCGCCCTGCGGGCACGGTCCGGGACCGAAGCCTTCGACCCCCTGCCCTTCGCGGACCCCCTCTCCGAGTGGAACATCATCGCCGACGGGACGCGGTGA